Proteins from a single region of Oncorhynchus tshawytscha isolate Ot180627B linkage group LG03, Otsh_v2.0, whole genome shotgun sequence:
- the irgq2 gene encoding immunity-related GTPase family, q2, with the protein MAADVVSHSLNLLETLKESIENNKLSDVKDAVEDLLISRINLAVAGERGPEKSAFINALRGLGPEDEGAALSPCPTSPEEMAIYPNPKHPDFRLWDLPPTPAASPFDPEGYMERVKFLRYNVVVMAFTQSLQANSVAVFLEARSVQRDTVYFALLASEKDTEKCLEERRKASLELLKAQGVALPKVFLVRPSCLEKLDFPGLLEEMERDLPEIRAHALLLALPTLSPVLITQKRDAFKALVWAAASLSGGVSAIPVPLVASMVDARVGVRILTKARASLCLDDESVERLARQRGMEPARLKALRTCNLSAEVTKGEVKLRLAVAEKELTTNTTRLVEMAMPRHARSAGRSFTVMLQALNGAIDEMVVDAEKILADAGIGEGK; encoded by the coding sequence ATGGCGGCGGATGTTGTATCTCACAGCCTGAACCTCCTGGAGACTCTCAAAGAGTCTATTGAGAACAACAAGCTGTCAGATGTCAAGGATGCTGTGGAGGACCTCCTGATCAGCCGGATCAACCTGGCCGTGGCAGGAGAGCGGGGGCCCGAGAAGTCTGCATTCATCAACGCCCTCCGTGGCCTGGGGCCTGAGGATGAAGGAGCCGCCCTATCCCCTTGCCCCACTTCTCCAGAGGAGATGGCCATCTATCCCAACCCTAAGCACCCTGACTTCAGGCTCTGGGACTTGCCACCCACCCCCGCAGCCTCGCCCTTTGACCCAGAAGGGTACATGGAGCGGGTGAAGTTCCTGCGGTACAACGTGGTGGTCATGGCGTTCACACAGAGTCTCCAGGCCAACAGCGTGGCGGTGTTTCTGGAAGCCCGCTCTGTGCAGAGGGACACTGTGTACTTCGCCCTGCTGGCCTCGGAGAAGGACACAGAAAAGTGTCTGGAGGAGAGGCGGAAGGCCAGCCTGGAGTTGTTGAAGGCCCAGGGGGTGGCCCTGCCTAAGGTGTTCCTAGTGAGGCCCTCCTGTCTGGAGAAACTTGACTTCCCAGGACtcctggaggagatggagagggacctACCAGAGATCCGGGCCCATGCTCTCCTCCTGGCCCTGCCCACTCTCTCCCCAGTCCTGATCACCCAGAAGAGAGACGCCTTCAAGGCCTTGGTCTGGGCTGCCGCGTCACTCTCTGGTGGGGTGTCGGCCATCCCCGTGCCCCTGGTGGCCTCCATGGTGGACGCCAGAGTGGGTGTGAGGATCCTCACCAAGGCCAGGGCCTCGCTCTGTCTGGACGACGAGTCTGTTGAGCGGTTGGCACGGCAACGCGGCATGGAGCCGGCACGGCTCAAAGCCCTGCGGACGTGTAACCTGTCGGCTGAAGTCACCAAGGGGGAGGTAAAGCTTCGGCTGGCAGTGGCAGAGAAGGAGTTGACCACCAACACGACCCGGCTGGTGGAGATGGCCATGCCCAGGCACGCCCGCTCAGCTGGTCGTTCCTTCACTGTCATGTTGCAGGCTCTCAATGGGGCCATCGATGAGATGGTGGTTGACGCAGAGAAGATACTGGCTGATGCTGGTATTGGAGAGGGGAAATGA